A window of the Mus pahari chromosome 1, PAHARI_EIJ_v1.1, whole genome shotgun sequence genome harbors these coding sequences:
- the Kmt2b gene encoding histone-lysine N-methyltransferase 2B isoform X1, producing the protein MAAAAGGGSCPGPGSARGRFPGRPRGSGGGGGRGGRGSGAERVRVALRRGGGAAGPGGAEPGEDTALLRLLGLRRGLRRLRRLWAGARVQRGRGRGRGRGWGPNRGCMPEEESSDGESEEEEFQGFHSDEDVAPSSLRSALRSQRGRAPRGRGRKHKTTSLPPRLADVTPVPPKAPTRKRGEEGTERMVQALTELLRRSQAPQPPRSRARAREPSTPRRSRGRPPGRPAGPCRKKQQAVVVAEAAVTIPKPEPPPPVVPVKNKAGSWKCKEGPGPGPGTPKRGGQPGRGGRGGRGRGRGGLPLMIKFVSKAKKVKMGQLSQELESGQGHGQRGESWQDAPQRRDGDEPERGSCRKKQEQKLEEEEDEKEEEEGEGKKEKNDNEDNTKQEEEEETERAVAEEEVMLAKEKEEAKLPSPPLTPPVPSPPPPPPPPSTSPPPPASPLPLPVSPPPPLSPPPYSAPEKQEESPPLVPATCSRKRGRPPLTPSQRAEREAARSGPEGTLSPTPNPSTTTGSPLEDSPTVVPKSTTFLKNIRQFIMPVVSARSSRVIKTPRRFMDEDPPKPPKVEASIVRPPVATSPLAPQEPVPVSSPPRVPTPPSTPVPLPEKRRSILREPTFRWTSLTRELPPPPPAPPPAPSPPPAPATPSRRPLLLRAPQFTPSEAHLKIYESVLTPPPLGALETPEPELPPADDSPAEPEPRAVGRTNHLSLPRFVPVVTTPVKVEVPPHGAPALSEGQQLQLQQPPQALQTQLLPQALPPQQPQAQPPPSPQHMPPLEKTRVASLSALPLSGVEEKMFSLLKRAKVQLFKIDQQQQQKVAASMPPSPAVQTEEAVGTVKQTPDRGCVRSEDESVEAKRDGASGPESPVQGPRIKHVCRHAAVALGQARAMVPEDVPRLSALPLRDRQDLATEDTSSASETESVPSRSQREKVESAGPGGDSEPTGSAGALAHTPRRSLPSHHGKKMRMARCGHCRGCLRVQDCGSCVNCLDKPKFGGPNTKKQCCVYRKCDKIEARKMERLAKKGRTIVKTLLPWDSDESPEASPGPPGPRRGAGAGGSREEVGATPGPEEQDSLLLQRKSARRCVKQRPSYDVFEDSDDSEPGGPPAPRRRTPREHELPVLEPEEQSRPRKPTLQPVLQLKARRRLDKDALAPGPFASFPNGWTGKQKSPDGVHRVRVDFKEDCDLENVWLMGGLSVLTSVPGGPPMVCLLCASKGLHELVFCQVCCDPFHPFCLEEAERPLPQHRDTWCCRRCKFCHVCGRKGRGSKHLLECERCRHAYHPACLGPSYPTRATRRRRHWICSACVRCKSCGATPGKNWDVEWSGDYSLCPRCTELFEKGNYCPICTRCYEDNDYESKMMQCAQCDHWVHAKCEGLSDEDYEILSGLPDSVLYTCGPCAGATQPRWREALSGALQGGLRQVLQGLLSSKMAGPLLLCTQCGQDGKQLHPGPCDLQAVGKRFEEGHYKSVHSFMEDVVAILMRHSEEGETPERRAGSHMKGLLLKLLESAFCWFDAHDPKYWRRSTRLPNGVLPNAVLPPSLDHVYAQWRQQESETPESGQPPGDPSAAFQSKDPAAFSHLDDPRQCALCLKYGDADSKEAGRLLYIGQNEWTHVNCAIWSAEVFEENDGSLKNVHAAVARGRQMRCELCLKPGATVGCCLSSCLSNFHFMCARASYCIFQDDKKVFCQKHTDLLDGKEIVTPDGFDVLRRVYVDFEGINFKRKFLTGLEPDVINVLIGSIRINSLGTLSDLSDCEGRLFPIGYQCSRLYWSTVDARRRCWYRCRILEYRPWGPREEPVHLEAAEENQTIVHSPTPSSEPPNHDDLPDTDSPIPGDPVHHSPIQNLDPPLRTDSSNGPPPTPRSFSGARIKVPNYSPSRRPLGGVSFGPLPSPGSPSSLTHHIPTVGDSDFPAPPRRSRRPSPLATRPPPSRRTSSPLRTSPQLRVPLSTSVTTLTPTSGELAPPDLAPSPLPPSEDLGPDFEDMEVVSGLSAADLDFAASLLGTEPFQEEIVAAGAVGSSQGGPGDSSEEEASSTTRYVHFPVTVVSGPALAPSSLAGAPRIEQLDGVDDGTDSEAEAVQQPRGQGTPPSGPGVGRGGVLGAAGDRARPPEDLPSEIVDFVLKNLGGPGEGAAGPREDSLPSAPSLANGSQPPQSLSASPADPTRTFAWLPGAPGVRVLSLGPAPEPPKPATSKIILVNKLGQVFVKMAGEGEPVAPPVKPPPLPPIIPPTAPTSWTLPPGPLLSVLPVVGVGVVRPAPPPPPPPLTLVFSSGPPSPPRQAIRVKRVSTFSGRSPPVPPPNKTPRLDEDGESLEDAHHVPGISGSGVSRVRMKTPTVRGVLDLNNPGEHPEEESPGHPQDRCPLLPLPEAPSQALDGSSDLLFESQWHHYSAGEASSSEEEPPSPEDKENQVPKRAGPHLRFEISSDDGFSVEAESLEVAWRTLIEKVQEARGHARLRHLSFSGMSGARLLGIHHDAVIFLAEQLPGAQRCQHYKFRYHQQGEGQEEPPLNPHGAARAEVYLRKCTFDMFNFLASQHRVLPEGATCDEEEDEVQLRSTRRATSLELPMAMRFRHLKKTSKEAVGVYRSAIHGRGLFCKRNIDAGEMVIEYSGIVIRSVLTDKREKFYDGKGIGCYMFRMDDFDVVDATMHGNAARFINHSCEPNCFSRVIHVEGQKHIVIFALRRILRGEELTYDYKFPIEDASNKLPCNCGAKRCRRFLN; encoded by the exons atggcggcggcggcgggcggcggcAGTTGCCCCGGGCCTGGCTCCGCACGGGGCCGCTTCCCGGGCCGGCCGCGGGGTTCCGGCGGGGGCGGGGGCCGCGGCGGCCGAGGCAGCGGAGCCGAAAGAGTGCGGGTAGCCCTGCGGCGCGGCGGCGGCGCGGCGGGGCCGGGAGGAGCCGAGCCCGGGGAGGACACGGCCCTGCTCCGTTTGCTGGGTCTCCGCCGGGGCCTGCGCCGGCTCCGCCGCCTGTGGGCTGGTGCGCGAGTTCAGCGAGGCCGAGGCCGCGGCCGGGGCCGGGGCTGGGGCCCGAACCGAGGCTGCATGCCGGAGGAAGAGAGCAGTGACGGGGAATCCGAGGAGGAG GAGTTTCAGGGTTttcattcagatgaagatgtggccCCCAGTTCCCTGCGCTCTGCGCTCCGGTCCCAGCGAG GTCGAGCCCCTCGGGGTCGGGGCCGCAAGCATAAGACGACCTCCCTTCCTCCTCGCCTAGCAGATGTGACCCCTGTCCCCCCAAAGGCCCCTACTCGGAAACGGGGTGAGGAGGGCACAGAACGGATGGTGCAGGCACTGACTGAACTTCTCCGGCGGTCCCAAGCACCCCAACCCCCCCGGAGCCGGGCACGGGCACGTGAACCCTCTACTCCCCGTCGGTCTCGGGGAAGGCCCCCAGGACGGCCAGCCGGTCCCTGCCGGAAAAAGCAGCAAGCAGTAGTGGTAGCAGAAGCGGCTGTGACAATCCCTAAACCTGAGCCTCCGCCTCCTGTGGTTCCAGTAAAGAACAAAGCTGGCAGTTGGAAATGCAAGGAGGGACCTGGTCCAGGACCTGGAACCCCCAAACGTGGAGGACAGCCTGGGAGAGGAGGCcgtggaggcaggggcagaggccgAGGCGGACTTCCCCTTATGATCAAGTTTGTTTCCAAGGCCAAGAAAGTGAAGATGGGACAATTGTCCCAGGAACTAGAATCAGGTCAGGGTCATGGTCAACGTGGGGAAAGCTGGCAGGATGCCCCCCAAAGAAGAGATGGAGATGAACCAGAAAGGGGCTCATGTAGAAAGAAGCAGGAGCAgaaactggaggaggaggaggacgagaaggaggaggaggagggagaagggaagaaagaaaaaaatgacaatgagGATAACACcaagcaagaggaagaggaggagactgagAGAGCTGTGGCTGAGGAAGAAGTGATGCTagccaaggagaaggaagaggcaaaACTTCCCTCACCACCCTTGACTCCTCCAGTCCCttcaccacctcctcctccaccaccccctTCAACATCTCCTCCACCTCCAGCATCCCCTCTACcactcccagtttctcctcctcccccactttcccctcccccatattcagccccagagaagcaggaagaatcCCCTCCTCTTGTCCCAGCTACATGCTCTAGGAAGAGGGGCAGGCCTCCCCTGACTCCTAGCCAGCGGGCAGAGAGGGAAGCTGCTCGGTCAGGACCAGAGGGCACCCTTTCTCCCACTCCAAACCCTAGCACCACCACAGGAAGCCCTTTGGAAGACAGTCCTACTGTGGTCCCCAAAAGTACCacctttttaaagaatatacGACAGTTTATTATGCCTGTAGTGAGTGCTCGCTCCTCCCGTGTTATCAAGACACCCCGGCGATTTATGGATGAAGATCCTCCCAAACCTCCAAAGGTGGAGGCTTCTATTGTTCGACCTCCCGTTGCAACCTCCCCACTTGCTCCCCAGGAACCAGTACCAGTCTCCTCTCCACCTCGTGTCCCAACTCCCCCATCTACCCCAGTCCCACTCCCTGAGAAGAGACGGTCTATCCTAAGGGAACCCACATTTCGCTGGACCTCACTAACCCGGGAGCTGCCGCCGCCTCCACCTGCTCCTCCACCAGCCCCGTCTCCACCACCTGCCCCTGCCACTCCCTCCCGGAGGCCCCTGCTCCTTCGGGCCCCTCAGTTTACCCCAAGTGAAGCCCACCTGAAGATCTATGAATCGGTGCTTACCCCTCCTCCTCTTGGGGCTCTTGAAACCCCTGAGCCAGAGCTGCCTCCTGCTGATGACTCTCCAGCCGAGCCTGAGCCTAGGGCAGTGGGGCGGACCAATCACCTCAGCTTGCCTCGGTTTGTCCCTGTGGTCACCACTCCTGTTAAGGTTGAGGTGCCCCCCCATGGAGCTCCAGCTCTGAGTGAAGGCCAGCAGCTTCAGCTCCAGCAGCCCCCACAGGCCTTGCAGACCCAGCTCCTACCCCAGGCTCTACCACCACAGCAACCACAAGCGCAGCCACCTCCATCACCACAACACATGCCACCACTGGAAAAGACCCGGGTTGCAAGTCTGAGTGCCTTGCCACTCTCTGGGGTGGAGGAAAAGATGTTTAGCCTTCTTAAGAGAGCTAAGGTGCAGTTATTCAAGATTGaccaacagcaacagcagaaagTGGCAGCTTCAATGCCG CCAAGCCCTGCAGTACAAACCGAGGAGGCTGTGGGGACTGTCAAACAGACCCCAGACAGAGGCTGTGTCAGGTCTGAAGATGAATCCGTGGAAGCTAAGAGAGACGGAGCCTCG GGCCCTGAGTCACCTGTACAAGGCCCCCGAATCAAACATGTCTGCCGTCACGCTGCTGTGGCCTTGGGTCAGGCTCGGGCCATGGTGCCTGAAGATGTACCCCGCCTCAGTGCCCTCCCTCTCCGGGATCGGCAGGACCTCGCCACCGAGG ATACGTCATCAGCATCAGAGACTGAGAGTGTCCCTTCCCGATCCCAGCGGGAAAAGGTGGAATCTGCAGGGCCTGGGGGAGACTCGGAGCCTACAGGGTCTGCAGGGGCCCTGGCCCACACACCACGGCGGTCACTGCCATCCCACCATGGCAAGAAGATGAGAATGGCTCGTTGTGGGCACTGTCGGGGTTGCTTGCGTGTGCAGGACTGTGGCTCTTGTGTCAACTGCTTGGATAAACCTAAATTTGGGGGTCCCAACACTAAGAAGCAGTGCTGTGT ATACCGGAAGTGTGACAAGATAGAGGCTCGGAAGATGGAGCGCCTGGCAAAAAAAG GCCGGACGATAGTGAAGACGCTGTTGCCCTGGGATTCCGATGAATCTCCTGAGGCCTCCCCTGGTCCTCCAGGCCCACGCCGGGGGGCGGGAGCTGGGGGGTCCCGGGAGGAGGTGGGGGCCACTCCCGGGCCCGAGGAGCAGGACTCCCTCCTACTGCAGCGCAAGTCAGCCCGACGCTGCGTCAAACAGCGGCCCTCCTATGATGTCTTCGAGGACTCGGATGACTCAGAGCCCGGGGGTCCTCCTGCTCCAAGACGTCGCACCCCCAGAGAACATG AGCTGCCAGTACTAGAACCTGAGGAGCAGAGTCGGCCCCGCAAACCCACCCTGCAGCCTGTGTTGCAGCTCAAGGCCCGAAGGCGCCTGGACAAG GATGCTTTAGCCCCTGGCCCTTTTGCCTCTTTTCCCAATGGCTGGACTGGAAAGCAGAAGTCTCCTGATGGTGTGCACCGGGTCCGAGTAGATTTTAAG GAGGATTGCGACCTAGAGAATGTGTGGCTTATGGGTGGCCTCAGTGTGCTGACTTCCGTGCCAGGGGGGCCACCGATGGTGTGTCTTCTGTGTGCTAGCAAAGGCCTCCATGAG TTGGTGTTCTGCCAAGTCTGCTGTGATCCCTTCCACCCCTTCTGTCTGGAGGAGGCTGAACGGCCCTTGCCTCAGCATCGTGACACCTGGTGCTGCAGGCGCTGCAAGTTCTGCCATGTCTGTGGGCGCAAAGGCCGAGGGTCCAAG CACCTCCTGGAATGTGAACGCTGTCGCCATGCTTACCACCCAGCCTGCCTGGGACCGAGCTACCCAACCCGGGCCACACGTAGACGGCGCCACTGG atctGTTCAGCCTGTGTGCGCTGTAAGAGCTGTGGGGCAACTCCAGGCAAGAACTGGGACGTCGAGTGGTCTGGAGATTACAGCCTCTGCCCCAGGTGCACCGAGCTCTTTGAGAAAG GGAACTACTGCCCAATTTGCACACGCTGCTATGAAGACAATGACTATGAGAGCAAGATGATGCAGTGTGCACAGTGTGACCACTGGGTGCATGCCAAGTGTGAGGGACTCTCAG ATGAAGACTACGAGATCCTTTCTGGACTGCCAGACTCAGTGTTGTACACGTGTGGGCCATGTGCTGGGGCGACACAGCCCCGCTGGCGAGAGGCCCTGAGTGGGGCCCTGCAGGGAGGCCTGCGTCAGGTGCTCCAGGGCCTGCTGAGCTCAAAGATGGCAGGCCCGTTGCTGCTGTGCACCCAG TGTGGGCAGGATGGGAAGCAGCTCCACCCAGGACCCTGTGATTTACAAGCTGTGGGAAAGCGCTTTGAGGAAGGTCACTATAAGTCTGTG CACAGCTTCATGGAAGACGTAGTGGCCATCTTGATGAGGCATTCAGAAGAAGGAGAGACCCCAGAGCGCCGGGCTGGAAGCCATATGAAAGGACTCCTACTGAAG CTGCTAGAGTCTGCATTCTGCTGGTTCGACGCCCATGATCCTAAGTACTGGCGACGGAGTACACGGCTGCCAAA TGGAGTGCTCCCCAATGCTGTTTTGCCTCCGTCCTTGGACCATGTGTATGCTCAGTGGAGACAACAGGAATCGGAGACCCCAGAATCGGGGCAGCCTCCAGGGGATCCTTCAGCAG CTTTCCAGAGCAAGGACCCAGCTGCCTTCTCACACCTGGATGACCCTCGTCAGTGTGCACTCTGTCTCAAGTACGGGGATGCTGACTCTAAG GAGGCGGGGCGGCTCCTGTACATTGGGCAGAATGAGTGGACACATGTCAATTGTGCCATTTGGTCAGCTGAAGTATTTGAGGAGAATGATGGCTCCCTCAAGAACGTCCATGCTGCTGTCGCACGTGGAAGGCAGATG CGCTGTGAGCTCTGCCTCAAGCCTGGAGCCACAGTTGGCTGCTGCCTGTCCTCATGTCTCAGCAACTTCCACTTCATGTGTGCCCGGGCCAGCTACTGCATCTTCCAGGATGACAAGAAGGTTTTCTGCCAGAAACACACAGACCTCCTAGATGGCAAG gagaTCGTGACCCCTGATGGTTTTGATGTTCTTCGGCGAGTCTATGTGGACTTTGAGGGCATCAACTTCAAGCGAAAGTTCCTGACTGGACTTGAGCCAGATGTCATCAATGTCCTCATTG GCTCCATCAGAATCAACTCCCTGGGCACCCTGTCTGATCTCTCAGACTGTGAGGGTCGGCTCTTCCCCATTGGCTACCA ATGCTCCCGCCTGTATTGGAGCACAGTGGATGCTCGGAGGCGCTGCTGGTATCGGTGCCGAATTCTAGAGTATCGCCCTTGGGGGCCAAGGGAGGAGCCAGTGCACCTGGAAGCAGCAGAGGAGAACCAGACCATTGTGCATAGCCCAACCCCTTCCTCAG AGCCCCCCAATCATGATGACCTGCCAGATACAGATTCCCCGATTCCTGGAGATCCTGTACACCACTCACCCATTCAGAATCTGGATCCCCCACTTCGGACAGATTCAAGCAATggccctcctcccacccctcgcTCCTTCTCAGGGGCTCGAATCAAAGTGCCCAACTACTCACCGTCTCGGAGGCCCTTAGGGGGTGTCTCTTTTGGTCCTCTGCCCTCCCCAG GAAGTCCATCTTCCCTGACCCACCACATCCCTACCGTGGGAGACTCAGACTTTCCAGCTCCCCCAAGGCGATCTCGGCGTCCTAGCCCCCTGGCCACCAGGCCACCACCATCCCGGAggacctcctctcctctcagaaCTTCCCCTCAGCTCAGGGTGCCCCTGTCTACCTCAGTCACAACCCTCACACCTACCTCAGGGGAGCTGGCTCCCCCTGACCTGGCCCCATCTCCCCTACCACCCTCTGAAGACCTGGGCCCAGACTTTGAAGACATGGAGGTGGTGTCAGGACTAAGTGCTGCTGACCTGGACTTTGCGGCTAGcctgctggggactgagcccttCCAGGAAGAGATTGTGGCTGCTGGGGCAGTGGGGAGCAGCCAGGGAGGCCCAGGGGACAGCTCAGAGGAGGAGGCCAGCTCTACCACTCGCTATGTCCACTTCCCTGTGACCGTGGTGTCTGGCCCTGCCCTGGCCCCCAGTTCCCTTGCTGGAGCGCCCCGAATCGAGCAGCTGGACGGAGTGGATGATGGCACAGATAGTGAGGCCGAGGCTGTCCAGCAACCCCGGGGTCAGGGGACTCCTCCTTCAGGACCAGGAGTGGGCCGAGGAGGGGTCCTTGGAGCAGCAGGCGACAGAGCCCGACCTCCTGAAGACCTGCCTTCAGAAATTGTGGATTTTGTGTTGAAGAACCTAGGGGGTCCTGGGGAGGGGGCTGCTGGCCCCAGAGAGGACTCTCTCCCCTCAGCACCTTCTCTGGCTAATGGCAGCCAGCCCCCACAAAGCCTGTCCGCTAGCCCAGCTGACCCCACCCGGACATTTGCCTGGCTCCCTGGAGCTCCAGGGGTCCGGGTACTGAGTCTGGGTCCTGCTCCAGAACCCCCTAAACCTGCCACATCCAAGATCATCCTTGTCAACAAGCTGGGGCAAGTATTTGTGAAGATGGCAGGGGAGGGTGAGCCTGTAGCACCCCCAGTAAAGCCACCACCTCTACCCCCTATCATTCCCCCAACAGCCCCCACCTCCTGGACTCTGCCCCCAGGACCCCTGCTCAGTGTGTTACCAGTGGTAGGGGTAGGAGTGGTCcggcctgccccacccccacccccaccccccctaaCACTGGTGTTTAGCAGTGGGCCCCCCAGCCCACCTCGCCAGGCTATCCGTGTCAAGAGGGTATCTACCTTCTCTGGCCGGTCCCCTCCAGTTCCTCCCCCAAACAAAACTCCCCGGCTGGATGAAGATGGAGAGTCCTTGGAGGATGCCCATCATGTGCCAGGGATCAGTGGCAGTGG GGTCAGTCGCGTTCGCATGAAAACGCCCACAGTACGTGGAGTTCTGGACCTGAACAATCCTGGGGAGCACCCTGAGGAGGAAAGCCCTGG GCACCCCCAGGACCGGTGTCCTTTGCTGCCACTCCCAGAAGCTCCTTCCCAGGCCCTTGATGGTTCCTCAGACCTACTGTTTGAGTCCCAGTGGCATCACTATTCAG CAGGTGAGGCTTCGAGCTCTGAGGAAGAGCCTCCATCTCCAGAGGATAAAGAAAACCAGGTCCCGAAACGAGCTGGTCCGCACCTGCGCTTTGAGATCAGCAGTGATGATGGCTTCAGTGTGGAGGCAGAGAGCTTGGAGG TGGCATGGAGAACTCTGATTGAGAAAGTGCAAGAAGCGCGAGGGCACGCACGGCTCAGGCATCTCTCCTTTAGTG